From the Carya illinoinensis cultivar Pawnee chromosome 4, C.illinoinensisPawnee_v1, whole genome shotgun sequence genome, one window contains:
- the LOC122307756 gene encoding uncharacterized protein LOC122307756, producing the protein MVNYFSRNTRLENHSDEPLKVTATVDRIFQLLDDIIIQPGEHSYISYADLGIDYSGGRLVEVLFYLGDRQTEPILTSQIRDHAKIIFFKREDGTIAHNLIQGSMIQMNGMVISMKGAVKKMKSFLK; encoded by the exons ATGGTGAACTATTTCTCGAGAAACACCAGACTCGAAAACCATTCTGACGAACCACTGAAGGTAACTGCGACAGTGGATCGCATATTTCAATTGTTGGATGACATAATCATCCAACCGGGTGAGCACAGTTACATTAGCTACGCCGATTTGGGGATTGATTACAGTGGTGGACGTCTAGTAGAAGTGCTTTTTTACCTCGGAGACCGGCAGACGGAACCTATATTGACATCGCAGATAAGGGACCATGCGAAAATCATATTCTTCAAACGCGAGGATGGAACCATCGCCCACAATCTGATCCAGGGGAGTATGATCCAGATGAACGG GATGGTTATATCGATGAAAGGCGCGGTGAAAAAGATGAAGTCATTTCTGAAGTAG
- the LOC122308341 gene encoding GDP-fucose transporter 1-like: MSSIRFDATKQYYATSSLVLGYALCSSLLAVINKFAITKFNYPGLLTALQYLTSALGVWVLGKLGFLHHDQFTFEIAKKFLPAAMVFYLAIFTNTNLLRHANVDTFIVFRSLTPLLVALADTTFRRQPCPSKLTFVSLLIILGGAVGYVATDSAFTLTAYSWAFAYLVTITTEMVYIKHMVTNLGLNTWGFVFYNNLLSLMIAPVFWFLTGEYVDVFATLGSNSGNWFEPIAFFAVSLSCVFGLAISFFGFAARKAISATAFTVTGVVNKFLTVAINVLIWDKHASPFGLLCLLFTLAGGVLYQQSVTGAGGAPAQRESTALKQTDCENDGDDFRDEN, encoded by the coding sequence ATGTCTTCTATTCGATTCGATGCCACGAAGCAGTACTATGCCACGAGCAGTCTCGTACTTGGGTATGCGCTTTGTTCGAGCTTGCTTGCTGTGATAAACAAGTTTGCCATAACCAAATTCAACTATCCTGGCCTTTTGACTGCGTTGCAGTATCTAACTTCTGCTCTTGGAGTTTGGGTTTTAGGGAAACTAGGATTTCTACACCACGATCAATTTACATTTGAGATTGCCAAGAAGTTTTTACCCGCTGCTATGGTTTTCTATCTGGCAATCTTTACAAACACTAATCTTCTTCGTCACGCGAATGTTGATACATTTATAGTGTTTAGATCCTTGACACCCCTTTTGGTTGCTTTAGCAGATACAACATTTAGGAGACAGCCGTGCCCATCAAAGCTCACCTTTGTGTCTTTGTTGATCATATTGGGTGGAGCTGTTGGGTATGTGGCCACGGATTCGGCTTTTACTTTGACTGCATACTCATGGGCATTTGCTTATTTGGTGACAATTACTACTGAGATGGTTTATATCAAACATATGGTGACAAATCTTGGGTTGAACACTTGGGGTTTTGTGTTTTATAACAATTTGTTATCATTGATGATTGCTCCAGTGTTTTGGTTTCTTACCGGAGAGTATGTCGATGTGTTTGCCACATTGGGATCTAATTCTGGGAATTGGTTTGAACCCATTGCATTCTTTGCCGTATCATTGTCTTGCGTTTTTGGACTGGCCATCAGTTTCTTTGGGTTTGCTGCAAGGAAGGCAATCTCTGCTACAGCTTTTACAGTGACTGGTGTTGTTAATAAGTTTCTTACGGTTGCCATCAATGTGCTAATTTGGGATAAGCATGCCAGTCCTTTTGGTTTGCTATGCCTCCTCTTCACACTTGCCGGTGGAGTTCTTTATCAGCAGTCAGTTACTGGAGCTGGCGGTGCTCCAGCACAGCGTGAGTCAACAGCATTGAAGCAAACTGATTGTGAGAATGACGGTGATGATTTTCGAGATGAGAATTAG